One segment of Vibrio orientalis CIP 102891 = ATCC 33934 DNA contains the following:
- a CDS encoding DUF1887 family protein gives MAVHVGIIDQDPIRLVTPLLDNRTISDHIVFIGVASQEDMYLRLHSVLSKRNITSEFFEIPNVANTSKIKQAISTLAENLSARGEEVKLNASCGLRHRLLSVYEVFRTYHWPIFVVEPNSDRLCWLYPDGKEDSQVEDRITIDDYLTVFGARGEFNDHELPPQLDQKLYELGERWAGNALELGPGLATLNYLATTCRKEQKLDVELSEKQQGYRELNMLLTDLVEAEIATYENGVLTFANEDARRFSNGEWLETLVHSTVRQIQQDMPTIQDRSLNVQVYRQLGDREVRNELDVASVVNNKLHIIECKTKGMRDDGDDTLYKLESLRDLLGGLQARAMLVSFRPLRHNDITRAEDLGLALIGPDELKDLRTHLADWFAEAGGREEEIADC, from the coding sequence ATGGCCGTTCATGTTGGCATTATTGACCAAGACCCAATACGCCTAGTTACCCCATTATTGGATAATCGCACGATTAGCGATCACATCGTTTTCATCGGGGTAGCATCGCAAGAAGATATGTACCTTCGCCTTCATAGTGTATTGAGCAAAAGAAACATCACTTCTGAATTCTTCGAAATCCCGAATGTCGCGAATACCTCTAAAATCAAACAAGCCATCAGTACATTGGCCGAAAACCTATCCGCTAGAGGAGAGGAAGTAAAACTTAACGCGAGTTGCGGTCTGCGTCATAGACTGTTGTCCGTATACGAAGTGTTCCGTACTTATCACTGGCCAATTTTTGTTGTTGAGCCCAATAGTGACCGTTTGTGCTGGTTGTATCCAGATGGTAAGGAAGATTCGCAAGTCGAAGACCGTATTACTATTGACGATTATCTCACCGTGTTTGGTGCTCGTGGCGAATTCAACGACCATGAGCTACCACCGCAGCTTGACCAAAAGTTGTATGAGCTTGGGGAACGCTGGGCAGGTAATGCTCTAGAACTTGGGCCTGGTCTGGCAACGCTAAACTATCTTGCGACGACCTGCCGTAAAGAGCAAAAACTCGACGTAGAGCTTTCTGAGAAACAGCAAGGCTATCGCGAGCTGAATATGTTATTGACCGACTTGGTCGAAGCAGAGATCGCAACGTACGAGAACGGTGTACTGACATTTGCTAACGAAGATGCGCGACGTTTTTCTAACGGTGAGTGGCTAGAGACCTTAGTGCACAGCACTGTGAGACAGATCCAGCAGGATATGCCAACCATTCAAGATCGCTCGCTCAACGTTCAAGTCTACCGCCAACTCGGTGATAGAGAGGTGCGCAATGAGCTTGACGTTGCTTCAGTGGTGAACAATAAGCTGCATATCATCGAATGTAAGACGAAAGGGATGCGTGATGATGGTGACGATACGCTCTACAAGTTGGAATCTCTACGCGACCTTTTAGGTGGTCTACAAGCACGAGCAATGCTGGTTAGCTTCCGTCCATTGCGCCACAACGATATTACGCGCGCTGAAGACCTAGGACTCGCTCTGATTGGCCCCGACGAACTAAAGGACCTTAGAACTCATCTAGCGGACTGGTTTGCAGAAGCGGGCGGTCGCGAAGAAGAAATAGCCGATTGCTAA
- the fadR gene encoding fatty acid metabolism transcriptional regulator FadR — protein MVIKAKSPAGFAEKYIIESIWKGRFPPGSILPAERELSELIGVTRTTLREVLQRLARDGWLTIQHGKPTRVNQFMETSGLHILDTLMTLDADNATSIVEDLLAARTNISPIFMRYAFKANKENSEKTISNVISSCEALISADSWDVFMESSPYAEKIRQHVKDDGEKDELKRQSILIAKTFNFYDYMLFQRLAFHSGNQIYGLIFNGLKKLYDRVGSYYFSNPEARELALQFYRDLLEVCETGDREQILIVVRHYGLQSAQIWNQMKTTLPTNFTEDDS, from the coding sequence ATGGTCATTAAGGCAAAGAGCCCAGCAGGATTCGCAGAAAAATACATTATTGAAAGTATTTGGAAAGGCAGATTCCCACCTGGTTCAATTTTACCAGCAGAACGTGAGCTCTCTGAACTAATTGGCGTTACTCGCACAACACTACGAGAAGTTTTACAGCGTTTAGCCCGTGATGGTTGGCTGACAATTCAACATGGTAAACCAACGCGCGTAAACCAGTTTATGGAAACCTCGGGCCTGCATATCCTTGATACGTTGATGACACTAGATGCCGATAATGCGACGTCTATTGTTGAAGATTTGCTTGCAGCACGTACGAACATCAGCCCAATTTTTATGCGTTATGCATTTAAAGCGAATAAAGAAAACTCTGAGAAAACCATTTCTAACGTTATCAGCTCATGTGAAGCGTTAATTTCAGCAGATTCATGGGATGTGTTTATGGAATCTTCTCCTTATGCAGAGAAGATTCGTCAACACGTAAAAGATGACGGCGAGAAAGATGAGTTGAAACGTCAATCCATCTTGATTGCAAAAACGTTCAATTTCTATGACTACATGCTATTCCAACGTCTTGCGTTTCATTCAGGCAACCAAATCTACGGTTTGATCTTTAATGGCCTGAAAAAGTTATATGATCGAGTGGGAAGTTACTACTTCTCTAACCCAGAGGCTCGTGAGTTAGCACTGCAATTCTACCGTGATTTACTTGAAGTGTGCGAGACCGGAGATCGTGAACAGATCCTAATTGTGGTTCGCCATTACGGTTTGCAAAGTGCACAAATTTGGAACCAAATGAAAACAACGTTGCCAACGAACTTCACTGAAGACGATAGCTAA
- the nhaB gene encoding Na(+)/H(+) antiporter NhaB, which produces MPMSLGNAFIKNFLGKAPDWYKVAIISFLIINPIVFFLVDPFVAGWLLVAEFIFTLAMALKCYPLQPGGLLAIEAIAIGMTSADQVKHELVANIEVLLLLVFMVAGIYFMKQLLLFIFTKILLGIHSKSMLSLAFCFAAAFLSAFLDALTVIAVVISVAVGFYAIYHKVASGQGPHASHDHTQDDHLSELTRDDLENYRAFLRSLLMHAGVGTALGGVMTMVGEPQNLIIADQAGWQFGEFIIRMLPVTAPVFVCGLITCVIVEKLKVFGYGARLPDNVRQILVDFDREERKTRTKQDVAKLWVQGIIAVWLIVGLALHLAAVGLIGLSVIILATAFTGVIEEHSMGKAFEEALPFTALLAVFFAVVAVIIDQELFKPVIDAVLAVEDKSTQLALFYVANGVLSMVSDNVFVGTVYINEVKSALVEGVITRDQFDLLAVAINTGTNLPSVATPNGQAAFLFLLTSALAPLIRLSYGRMVVMALPYTIVLATVGLAGIVFFVEPMTAWFYDAGWITAQVGDAVQAVSSGH; this is translated from the coding sequence ATGCCGATGTCACTCGGAAATGCATTTATCAAGAACTTTCTTGGTAAAGCTCCAGATTGGTATAAAGTTGCCATCATTTCTTTTCTAATTATCAACCCTATTGTTTTCTTCTTGGTTGACCCTTTTGTAGCAGGTTGGCTACTCGTTGCTGAGTTTATCTTTACTCTAGCAATGGCGCTAAAATGTTACCCTCTACAGCCTGGTGGCTTACTCGCCATCGAAGCAATTGCCATCGGTATGACCAGTGCTGATCAAGTGAAACATGAACTCGTGGCCAATATCGAAGTACTGCTACTTCTGGTCTTCATGGTGGCGGGTATCTACTTTATGAAACAGCTATTGCTGTTCATCTTCACAAAGATATTACTCGGTATCCATTCAAAAAGTATGCTCTCGCTTGCCTTCTGTTTCGCGGCAGCATTCCTTTCAGCCTTCCTTGATGCACTAACTGTAATCGCTGTTGTTATCAGTGTTGCTGTTGGCTTCTATGCGATTTATCACAAGGTTGCATCAGGCCAAGGGCCACATGCATCGCACGATCATACCCAAGATGATCATCTTTCAGAGCTAACTCGTGACGACCTTGAGAACTACCGTGCATTTCTGCGCTCGCTGCTAATGCATGCTGGTGTTGGTACCGCGCTGGGCGGCGTAATGACCATGGTGGGTGAACCGCAAAACCTTATCATTGCCGACCAAGCTGGTTGGCAATTTGGCGAATTCATCATCCGTATGCTTCCAGTAACGGCGCCTGTATTTGTTTGTGGCCTAATTACCTGTGTAATTGTCGAGAAGCTGAAAGTCTTTGGTTACGGCGCTCGTCTGCCAGATAACGTGCGTCAAATCCTTGTTGATTTTGACCGTGAAGAACGTAAGACACGTACTAAGCAAGACGTCGCAAAACTGTGGGTACAAGGTATCATCGCTGTTTGGCTAATCGTTGGCCTCGCCCTTCACCTAGCGGCAGTTGGTCTTATTGGTCTGTCCGTCATTATTCTAGCAACGGCATTCACAGGAGTGATCGAAGAGCACTCAATGGGTAAGGCGTTCGAAGAAGCTCTACCATTTACCGCTCTGCTCGCCGTATTCTTCGCGGTTGTGGCAGTAATCATCGACCAAGAGCTATTTAAGCCAGTTATCGACGCAGTACTGGCCGTTGAAGATAAAAGCACCCAGCTTGCTCTGTTCTATGTAGCAAATGGTGTTCTTTCAATGGTATCGGATAACGTGTTTGTTGGTACGGTATACATTAATGAAGTGAAATCAGCGCTAGTTGAAGGTGTGATTACTCGTGATCAGTTTGACCTTCTTGCTGTAGCCATCAACACAGGTACTAACCTACCGTCAGTTGCAACGCCTAACGGACAGGCAGCATTCTTGTTCCTACTAACGTCAGCACTTGCACCGCTAATCCGATTATCTTACGGTCGCATGGTTGTCATGGCACTGCCATACACTATTGTCCTAGCGACAGTAGGTCTGGCTGGTATCGTATTCTTCGTTGAGCCTATGACAGCATGGTTCTACGATGCAGGTTGGATTACTGCACAAGTTGGTGACGCTGTACAAGCTGTATCCAGTGGACACTAA
- the dsbB gene encoding disulfide bond formation protein DsbB — MNILSAIKTFSQGRLSWLLLLLFVVFFEACALFFQHVMMLSPCVMCIYERVAMLGVGGAALLGLIAPNNPLIRWLGLAAWGASAYKGLALAMQHVDYQFNPSPFATCDLFVTFPDWAPLNQWVPWMFEAYGDCSKVVWQFLTLSMPQWLVVIFAGNLIALGVIVIAQFAKNK; from the coding sequence GTGAATATACTTTCTGCAATCAAAACTTTCTCTCAAGGACGACTCTCATGGTTGTTACTACTCCTTTTTGTCGTATTCTTTGAAGCCTGTGCACTGTTCTTTCAACACGTTATGATGCTATCACCTTGCGTGATGTGTATTTATGAGCGCGTCGCAATGCTTGGCGTCGGTGGTGCTGCACTGCTTGGCTTAATTGCACCGAACAACCCATTGATACGTTGGTTAGGTTTAGCCGCGTGGGGTGCAAGTGCATACAAAGGTTTAGCTCTTGCCATGCAACACGTCGATTACCAGTTCAACCCATCACCTTTCGCAACTTGTGATCTATTCGTCACCTTCCCTGATTGGGCGCCATTGAACCAATGGGTTCCTTGGATGTTTGAAGCGTATGGTGATTGTAGCAAAGTGGTTTGGCAGTTCTTAACGCTATCAATGCCGCAATGGTTAGTGGTTATTTTTGCGGGTAATTTAATTGCACTTGGTGTGATTGTTATTGCGCAGTTTGCTAAGAACAAATAA
- a CDS encoding DNA translocase FtsK 4TM domain-containing protein, with protein MFKETKNKVQTIIKTGDDSSLSRLSGPQRLQECSLIVVVLASILLSVALITFNAADPSWSQTAWGGEINNAGGLAGAWLADTLFFTFGSLAYVLPLVITGTAWVVLRKRSEDEPVDLMLWGTRLLGLTIVILTSCGLADINFDDIWYFSSGGVIGDVLTSLALPTLNILGTTLVFLFLWGAGFTLLTGISWLSIVDWLGEKTISLCTGLVNRVRGREDETIEAELNDYEQDIKLARSESLREEPTVSLTPDLVEPTPEPRRFNIHIPESQEVEPKPVQPEPVSEVQQPVPEYSEPVAPQTAYSQVEQAQPIAPVQPAVSNEPQVERSKQLGATIEELDQAAQYADDFVEPDQAVSVATATMAAAATADVHTQEMATPYEQEIPSNVDVEPVIETAPAYEVIEEVPSSELPWNESVVDEDIAQPTITTSELDQISTEIEPLEHHQEPMISSFDVVEEAQLEPVEEYQPQQAELPEDDDAAALHNMVAEAQAKVVAQQNPFLVQHESNLPKPVEPMPTLELLYHPEKRDNFIDRDALENIARLVEAKLADYKIKAEVVDIFPGPVITRFELDLAPGVKVSRISGLSMDLARSLSAMAVRVVEVIPGKPYVGLELPNMSRQTVFFSDVVGSQQFIEAKSPTTVVLGQDIAGEAVIADLSKMPHVLVAGTTGSGKSVGVNVMILSMLYKATPEDVRFIMIDPKMLELSVYEGIPHLLSEVVTDMKDASNALRWCVGEMERRYKLMSALGVRNIKGFNDKLKMAAEAGHPIHDPLWQPGDSMDEHPPLLEKLPYIVVIVDEFADLMMVVGKKVEELIARLAQKARAAGVHLILATQRPSVDVITGLIKANIPTRVAFTVSTKTDSRTILDQGGAESLLGMGDMLYLPPGSSHTVRVHGAFASDDDVHAVVNNWKARGKPNYIEEITNGDQGPEALLPGEKPEGEEEMDPLFDQVVEHVVQSRRGSVSGVQRRFKIGYNRAARIVEQLEAQGIVSAPGHNGNREVLAPAPSRDMN; from the coding sequence ATGTTTAAAGAGACCAAAAATAAAGTCCAAACAATTATTAAAACGGGTGATGACTCCTCGCTTTCTCGTCTGAGCGGACCTCAGCGTCTTCAAGAGTGCAGTCTGATTGTTGTAGTTTTAGCATCGATATTGCTTTCAGTTGCACTTATCACTTTTAATGCCGCCGATCCGTCGTGGTCTCAAACTGCGTGGGGTGGGGAGATCAACAACGCTGGTGGCTTAGCAGGAGCTTGGCTAGCAGACACTCTCTTTTTTACCTTTGGCTCTCTTGCTTATGTTTTACCTCTTGTTATTACAGGTACCGCTTGGGTTGTGTTACGTAAACGCAGTGAAGACGAACCTGTCGATCTGATGTTGTGGGGCACGCGACTGCTGGGTCTGACCATAGTGATCTTGACCAGTTGCGGACTGGCAGACATTAACTTTGATGATATTTGGTATTTTTCATCGGGTGGTGTGATTGGTGATGTATTAACAAGCTTAGCGCTGCCAACTTTAAACATTCTCGGAACCACATTGGTATTTCTGTTTTTGTGGGGAGCGGGTTTTACTTTACTGACTGGTATTTCTTGGTTATCAATCGTGGATTGGCTAGGTGAGAAGACCATTAGTCTGTGTACTGGGCTGGTTAATCGCGTCCGTGGTCGAGAAGATGAAACTATAGAAGCTGAGTTAAATGACTACGAACAAGACATTAAGCTAGCTCGTTCAGAATCGTTACGCGAAGAGCCGACTGTATCACTGACTCCAGATTTAGTAGAACCGACACCTGAACCGCGCCGCTTTAATATTCATATTCCTGAATCTCAAGAAGTTGAGCCTAAACCCGTTCAACCTGAGCCAGTGTCCGAAGTTCAGCAACCTGTTCCTGAATACAGTGAACCAGTCGCACCTCAGACCGCTTATTCTCAGGTAGAACAAGCACAGCCAATAGCTCCAGTTCAGCCTGCTGTGAGCAATGAGCCTCAAGTTGAGCGCTCTAAGCAGCTTGGAGCCACTATCGAAGAGTTGGATCAAGCAGCGCAATATGCCGATGACTTTGTTGAACCGGATCAAGCCGTTAGTGTCGCAACTGCAACGATGGCTGCGGCTGCTACGGCTGACGTTCATACGCAGGAAATGGCGACGCCGTATGAGCAAGAAATACCATCGAATGTTGATGTTGAGCCTGTAATAGAGACGGCTCCTGCATATGAAGTGATAGAAGAAGTCCCTAGCTCCGAATTACCGTGGAATGAGAGCGTAGTGGATGAAGATATTGCGCAGCCAACTATTACAACCTCCGAGCTTGATCAGATTTCTACTGAAATTGAGCCATTAGAGCATCACCAAGAACCAATGATTTCATCGTTTGACGTTGTAGAAGAAGCGCAACTTGAACCTGTAGAAGAATATCAGCCTCAGCAAGCAGAACTTCCAGAAGATGACGATGCTGCAGCGCTTCATAATATGGTTGCAGAAGCTCAAGCTAAAGTCGTAGCACAGCAGAATCCATTCCTTGTGCAACATGAGTCAAATCTACCCAAGCCGGTAGAACCGATGCCGACGCTAGAGCTACTTTACCATCCAGAAAAGCGTGACAACTTTATTGACCGTGATGCATTAGAAAATATTGCAAGATTGGTTGAAGCTAAATTAGCTGACTACAAAATTAAAGCTGAAGTGGTCGATATCTTCCCTGGTCCTGTTATTACGCGCTTTGAGCTAGATCTCGCTCCAGGGGTGAAAGTAAGCCGTATCTCTGGCCTTTCTATGGACTTAGCTCGCTCGCTATCGGCAATGGCTGTTCGTGTTGTCGAAGTTATTCCGGGTAAGCCGTATGTGGGCCTAGAATTGCCAAACATGAGTCGTCAAACAGTCTTTTTCTCGGATGTTGTTGGTAGTCAGCAGTTTATTGAGGCTAAATCGCCAACGACGGTTGTGCTTGGTCAAGATATCGCGGGTGAAGCGGTAATCGCTGACCTATCTAAAATGCCACACGTGTTAGTCGCGGGTACGACAGGTTCGGGTAAGTCGGTAGGTGTTAACGTAATGATTCTGAGTATGCTCTACAAAGCGACGCCGGAAGATGTACGTTTCATAATGATCGACCCGAAAATGTTGGAGTTGTCGGTTTATGAAGGTATTCCTCATCTTCTATCCGAAGTTGTAACCGATATGAAAGATGCGTCAAATGCTCTGCGTTGGTGTGTCGGTGAAATGGAACGTCGCTACAAGCTGATGTCGGCATTAGGCGTACGTAACATTAAAGGCTTTAATGACAAGCTTAAGATGGCGGCTGAAGCGGGACACCCTATCCATGACCCATTATGGCAACCAGGTGATAGCATGGACGAGCATCCGCCGTTATTAGAGAAACTGCCTTACATTGTCGTGATTGTCGATGAGTTCGCAGACTTGATGATGGTGGTAGGTAAGAAGGTAGAAGAGCTGATTGCTCGCTTGGCACAAAAAGCGCGTGCGGCTGGTGTTCACTTAATTCTCGCGACTCAGCGTCCTTCTGTAGATGTCATTACCGGTTTGATTAAGGCGAACATTCCGACACGTGTTGCGTTTACTGTTTCGACTAAGACGGACTCGCGTACCATTCTTGATCAGGGCGGTGCAGAGTCGTTACTTGGTATGGGTGATATGCTTTACTTGCCACCGGGTTCAAGCCATACCGTTCGCGTTCATGGTGCCTTTGCATCAGATGATGATGTTCATGCGGTGGTTAATAACTGGAAAGCACGTGGAAAGCCGAACTATATAGAGGAGATCACCAATGGTGATCAAGGCCCTGAAGCGTTACTCCCGGGTGAGAAGCCTGAAGGCGAAGAGGAAATGGATCCACTGTTTGACCAAGTTGTGGAACATGTTGTCCAGTCTCGTCGTGGTTCTGTGTCCGGTGTTCAGCGCCGCTTTAAGATTGGCTACAACCGTGCAGCACGTATCGTTGAGCAGCTAGAAGCGCAAGGTATCGTAAGTGCACCGGGTCATAACGGTAACCGGGAAGTTCTTGCCCCAGCACCTAGCCGTGATATGAACTAG
- the lrp gene encoding leucine-responsive transcriptional regulator Lrp — MADNNKKPSKDLDRIDRNILNELQKDGRISNVELSKRVGLSPTPCLERVRRLERQGYITGYTALLNPQYLDASLLVFVEITLNRGAPDVFEQFNTAVQKLDDIQECHLVSGDFDYLLKTRVSDMSAYRKLLGDTLLRLPGVNDTRTYVVMEEVKQTNQLVIKTR; from the coding sequence ATGGCAGACAACAATAAAAAGCCGTCCAAGGATCTTGACCGTATCGATCGCAACATTCTAAATGAGTTGCAGAAAGACGGTCGCATTTCGAATGTAGAGTTGTCTAAACGTGTGGGGCTTTCTCCTACACCATGTTTAGAACGTGTGCGCCGCTTAGAGCGCCAAGGGTACATTACGGGTTATACAGCATTACTGAACCCTCAGTATCTTGATGCTTCACTACTGGTATTTGTTGAAATTACGTTAAATCGTGGTGCGCCAGATGTATTTGAACAGTTCAATACAGCTGTACAAAAGCTAGACGACATCCAAGAATGTCATCTAGTCTCTGGTGATTTCGACTACTTACTGAAAACTCGTGTATCAGACATGAGTGCTTACCGTAAGCTGCTAGGTGATACGCTGTTACGCTTACCTGGAGTAAACGACACGCGTACCTACGTAGTTATGGAAGAAGTGAAGCAAACTAACCAACTTGTTATCAAAACTCGATAA
- the ald gene encoding alanine dehydrogenase produces the protein MIIGVPKEIKNHEYRVGMIPASVRELVSQGHQVFVETNAGSGIGFSDDDYIAVGASILPTAADVFAKAEMIVKVKEPQAVERAMLREGQILFTYLHLAPDFPQTDELIKSKAVCIAYETVTDNMGRLPLLAPMSEVAGRMSIQAGAQTLEKSHGGRGLLLGGVPGVEPAKVVVVGGGVVGANAARMAVGLRADVTILDRNVDTLRRLDEEFQGRAKVVYSTEDAIEKHVLEADLVIGAVLIPGAAAPKLVTKEHIAKMKPGAAVVDVAIDQGGCFETSHATTHADPTYIVDEVVHYCVANMPGAVARTSTFALNNATLPYIVKLANKGYREALLADNGFLEGLNVIHGKVTCKEVAESFDLEYVSPADAIAMFN, from the coding sequence ATGATTATTGGCGTACCTAAGGAAATCAAAAACCACGAATACCGTGTTGGCATGATCCCAGCGAGCGTTCGCGAGCTAGTGTCTCAAGGTCACCAAGTTTTTGTTGAAACTAATGCCGGTTCAGGCATCGGTTTTTCAGACGATGATTACATCGCTGTAGGCGCATCCATTCTTCCTACCGCTGCTGACGTTTTCGCCAAAGCAGAAATGATTGTAAAGGTTAAAGAACCTCAAGCTGTCGAGCGCGCTATGCTACGAGAAGGGCAAATTTTATTTACTTATTTGCACCTAGCACCAGATTTTCCACAAACTGATGAGCTAATCAAGAGCAAAGCTGTCTGTATAGCATATGAGACTGTAACAGATAATATGGGTCGCTTGCCACTACTTGCTCCAATGTCTGAGGTAGCAGGTCGCATGTCTATTCAAGCAGGTGCACAAACTTTAGAGAAATCTCACGGAGGCCGTGGTCTTCTTCTTGGTGGCGTTCCAGGCGTTGAGCCAGCGAAAGTTGTCGTTGTCGGCGGCGGTGTAGTTGGTGCTAACGCAGCTCGTATGGCTGTTGGCCTTCGCGCAGACGTTACTATCCTTGATCGCAATGTCGATACACTACGTCGTCTAGACGAAGAGTTCCAAGGTCGTGCAAAAGTGGTTTATTCTACTGAAGACGCTATTGAGAAGCATGTTCTAGAAGCTGACCTAGTGATTGGTGCGGTACTAATCCCAGGTGCTGCAGCGCCTAAGCTAGTAACAAAAGAGCACATCGCTAAGATGAAGCCTGGCGCAGCTGTTGTTGACGTTGCAATCGACCAAGGCGGTTGTTTTGAAACATCGCATGCAACGACTCACGCTGACCCAACGTATATTGTTGACGAGGTAGTGCACTACTGTGTTGCAAACATGCCAGGTGCAGTTGCTCGTACTTCTACATTCGCTCTAAACAATGCAACACTTCCTTACATTGTTAAGCTAGCGAACAAAGGTTACCGCGAAGCTCTACTAGCAGATAACGGCTTCCTAGAAGGCCTAAACGTTATCCACGGTAAAGTAACGTGTAAAGAAGTTGCTGAAAGCTTCGATCTTGAATACGTTTCACCAGCAGACGCAATTGCAATGTTTAACTAA
- the yfbV gene encoding terminus macrodomain insulation protein YfbV encodes MSNKVGLVHSLRDGQKYMDIWPMRKELNMLFPEQRIIKATRFGVKVMPAIAAISVLTQMAFNNYQSMPQAVIIALFAISMPIQGMWWLGNRANTQLPPALAGWYREIYQKIAESGFALEPMKSRPRYKELAKILNRAFHQLDKSALERWF; translated from the coding sequence ATGAGCAATAAAGTCGGTCTAGTTCACAGCCTACGTGACGGACAAAAATACATGGATATTTGGCCAATGCGAAAAGAGCTGAATATGTTATTTCCTGAACAGCGTATTATCAAAGCTACGCGTTTTGGGGTAAAGGTTATGCCAGCGATCGCCGCTATAAGTGTGTTAACACAAATGGCGTTCAATAATTATCAGTCTATGCCTCAAGCTGTCATCATCGCACTTTTCGCTATCAGCATGCCGATTCAAGGAATGTGGTGGTTAGGAAATCGCGCTAACACTCAGCTACCACCGGCACTTGCAGGTTGGTATCGCGAAATCTATCAGAAAATCGCAGAAAGCGGCTTTGCTTTGGAGCCGATGAAATCGCGCCCACGCTATAAAGAGCTAGCAAAGATTCTTAACCGCGCGTTTCACCAACTTGATAAGAGTGCGTTAGAGCGTTGGTTTTAA
- a CDS encoding acetate kinase — MSKLVLVLNCGSSSLKFAVVDAETGAEHLTGLAECLGLPEARMKWKLDGKHEAQLGAGAAHVEALSFMVETILASKPELKANLGAIGHRIVHGGEQFTQSALITDEVLKGIQDAATFAPLHNPAHLIGIEAAKVNFPGLQNVAVFDTAFHQTMPSESYLYALPYNLYKEHGIRRYGMHGTSHLFITREVANLLDKPIEEVNIINCHLGNGASVCAIKNGQSVDTSMGLTPLEGLVMGTRCGDLDPAIIFHLHDALGYSVEEINNMLTKESGLAGLTEVTSDCRFVEDNYGEKEEATRAMDVFCHRLAKYVAGYTATLEGRLDAITFTGGIGENSGPIREMVLNRLGIFGIEVDGEANLKARFGGEGTITTANSRIPAMVISTNEELVIAEDTARLAGL, encoded by the coding sequence ATGTCTAAGCTAGTTTTAGTTTTAAACTGCGGTAGTTCTTCTCTTAAATTCGCTGTAGTTGATGCAGAAACAGGTGCAGAGCACCTAACTGGTCTTGCTGAGTGTCTAGGTCTTCCAGAAGCTCGTATGAAGTGGAAACTTGACGGCAAGCACGAAGCACAACTAGGCGCGGGCGCAGCTCACGTAGAAGCACTATCTTTCATGGTAGAAACTATTCTTGCTTCTAAGCCTGAGCTTAAAGCTAACCTTGGCGCTATCGGTCACCGTATCGTACACGGTGGCGAGCAGTTCACTCAATCTGCACTAATCACAGATGAAGTACTTAAGGGTATTCAAGACGCTGCGACTTTCGCGCCTCTACACAACCCAGCTCACCTAATTGGTATCGAAGCGGCTAAAGTAAACTTCCCTGGTCTACAAAACGTTGCTGTTTTTGACACTGCATTCCACCAAACAATGCCTTCTGAGTCGTACCTATACGCTCTACCGTACAACCTGTACAAAGAGCACGGTATCCGTCGTTACGGCATGCACGGTACTTCACACCTATTCATCACTCGTGAAGTTGCTAACCTACTAGACAAGCCAATTGAAGAAGTAAACATCATCAACTGTCACCTAGGTAACGGTGCTTCTGTATGTGCAATCAAGAACGGTCAATCTGTAGATACTTCTATGGGTCTTACTCCTCTTGAAGGTCTTGTAATGGGTACTCGTTGTGGTGACCTAGATCCTGCAATCATCTTCCACCTACATGACGCTCTAGGTTACTCTGTTGAAGAAATCAACAACATGCTAACTAAAGAGTCTGGTCTTGCTGGTCTAACTGAAGTGACTTCTGATTGTCGTTTCGTTGAAGACAACTACGGTGAGAAAGAAGAAGCAACTCGTGCAATGGACGTGTTCTGTCACCGTCTAGCTAAGTACGTTGCAGGTTACACAGCGACTCTTGAAGGTCGTCTAGACGCAATCACTTTCACTGGTGGTATCGGCGAAAACTCTGGTCCTATCCGCGAAATGGTTCTAAACCGCCTAGGTATCTTCGGTATCGAAGTTGATGGTGAAGCTAACCTTAAAGCACGTTTCGGCGGCGAAGGTACAATCACTACAGCAAACAGCCGTATCCCAGCAATGGTTATCTCTACTAATGAAGAGCTAGTTATCGCTGAAGACACTGCACGTCTAGCAGGTCTTTAA